Within the Kineosporia corallincola genome, the region GCACAGGATCGGTGCGAGAAGGCGGGCATCACGCTGCGCGTGCCGCGACCCAAGCTGTGCACCGACAACGGTGCGATGGTGGCCGCGCTCGGTGCCCGCATGGTGCAGACCGGCCGGGTGCCGTCCGACCTCACGCTGCCAGCCGACAGCTCGATGCCGATCACCCTGGTACAAGCCTGAATTGAAGACGACGAGGAGCTGCGGCCGCGCTCCTCGTCGTCTTTCAGTTCTGCTTGTAGGGGCGCACCACGATCACCGACTGCCGCCCGGTCACCCGGGTGAGCACGATCGTGGCCTCGTGCGGCCCGGCGAGCCGCAACTGCTTGCGCAGCTGCTCGGGCTCGACCGCCGTGCCGCGCTTCTTGATGGTGAGCCGGCCGACGCCGCGGTCACGCAGGTAGGTACGCAGCGACTTGAGCTGGAAGCCGAACACGTCGTCGACGGCGTAAACCCGGGCCAGCGGCGTGTGTTCGATGCGGTCGGAGGTGATGTAGGCGATGGTCGGGTCGACCAGCCGGCCGCCGATCTGGTTGGCCACGGCGGCCACCAGGCCGGCCCGGATCACCGCGCCGTCCGGCTCGTAGAGGAACTGGCCCACCCGGCCCACCTCGGCGGGCACGGTGTCGGCCATCGAGCTGTCGTTGATCTCGGCCCCGCCGCCGGAGGAGTCGAGCACCAGCGCGCTGCGCCGGATGCCCTCGCGGCGCACCGTGCCGAACCACAGCCCGCACTCGACCACGTCGCCGTCGACCGAGACCCACTGCGCCTCGGTGTCGTCGGGGACCATGTGGTGCGGCACCCCGGGGGCGGTCTTCATGCCGACCGCGGGCAGCCGCCCGGCCAGCTCGCGCACGAACGACAGCGGCGGGTTGCCGGTGCGCGGGTCGAGCAGCCGCCGGCCCGAGGCCTCACGCCGGGCCGGGTCGAGGAACGCGCCGTCGAGCCCGTCGATGCGGGTGGTCATCGCGTCTTCGTGCCGCACCACGGCCTCCGGCCAGTGCCGCAGGTTGACCGTGGCGACGGCCGCGGTGACCTCGTCCTTCTCCACCGCCACGACCTCCCGGTCGAGAGTGGCCAGGGCCATCGAGTCGGCCCCGATGCCGCACCCCAGGTCGCCGACCCGCTGCACCCCGGCGGCGGCGAAACGCTGCGCGTGCCGGGCCGCGACCGGCAGCCGGGTGGCCTGTTCCAGGCCGGTGGGCGTGAACAGCATGCCCTCGGCGAACGGCCCGAACTTGGCTCTGGCGGCGGCTCTCAGCCGGGACTGGGTGAGAGCCGCGGCGACCAGGTCGCTCGGGTGCCCGTCACGCCGCAACTGCTCGCCGAGCGTCATCGCGGTGGATTCGTCGTACGTGGGCAGCGACTCCAGCAGGGCCCATCCGTCGGAGGTCAGCAGCGTCGCTATGCCGGTCAGATCCACCAGCGGATTCTTTCACGGCCGCGGCACCCGGCCGCGCGCCGCTCGATCTGCGGACTTTGGCACTCGGGTTGACCGAGTGCTAACCAGGGTTCTAGATTCGAGCCTGGCACTCTCCTCGTGAGATTGCCAGCACCACCCCCTCAGCAGGGCCCCGATCGGCACCCGCGACGACGA harbors:
- a CDS encoding class I SAM-dependent methyltransferase produces the protein MDLTGIATLLTSDGWALLESLPTYDESTAMTLGEQLRRDGHPSDLVAAALTQSRLRAAARAKFGPFAEGMLFTPTGLEQATRLPVAARHAQRFAAAGVQRVGDLGCGIGADSMALATLDREVVAVEKDEVTAAVATVNLRHWPEAVVRHEDAMTTRIDGLDGAFLDPARREASGRRLLDPRTGNPPLSFVRELAGRLPAVGMKTAPGVPHHMVPDDTEAQWVSVDGDVVECGLWFGTVRREGIRRSALVLDSSGGGAEINDSSMADTVPAEVGRVGQFLYEPDGAVIRAGLVAAVANQIGGRLVDPTIAYITSDRIEHTPLARVYAVDDVFGFQLKSLRTYLRDRGVGRLTIKKRGTAVEPEQLRKQLRLAGPHEATIVLTRVTGRQSVIVVRPYKQN